A window from Embleya scabrispora encodes these proteins:
- a CDS encoding carbonic anhydrase, with protein sequence MHHLTAGVTRFQRDVFPAKAPLFDRLAHAHRPATLFIGCSDARVVPELITQSEPGELFVIRTAGNLVPAHTPGAGGGDGVAASVEYAVAVLAVTDVIVCGHSACGAMTALAEGHDLAGTPQVADWLRHANPGRARPAADASDRVGALVRSNVADQLANLATHPSVARALARHELTLHGWVYDIGSGTVTALDAATGRPIALPA encoded by the coding sequence ATGCATCACCTCACCGCCGGTGTCACCCGGTTTCAGCGCGATGTGTTCCCGGCCAAGGCGCCGCTGTTCGACCGCCTGGCCCACGCCCACCGGCCCGCGACGCTCTTCATCGGCTGCTCCGACGCCCGCGTGGTGCCGGAACTGATCACCCAGAGCGAGCCTGGCGAGCTGTTCGTGATCCGTACGGCGGGCAATCTGGTGCCGGCCCACACACCGGGTGCGGGCGGCGGGGACGGGGTGGCCGCGAGCGTCGAGTACGCGGTCGCCGTCCTGGCGGTCACGGACGTGATCGTCTGCGGACACTCGGCCTGCGGGGCGATGACCGCACTCGCCGAGGGCCACGACCTGGCCGGCACGCCGCAGGTCGCCGACTGGTTGCGGCACGCGAACCCCGGTCGGGCCCGTCCGGCCGCGGACGCCTCGGATCGGGTGGGCGCGCTGGTCCGGAGCAACGTCGCCGACCAACTCGCCAACCTGGCCACGCACCCGAGCGTGGCCCGCGCTCTGGCCCGGCACGAACTGACCCTGCACGGCTGGGTCTACGACATCGGCTCCGGCACGGTCACCGCGCTGGACGCCGCCACGGGCCGGCCGATCGCCCTGCCGGCCTGA
- the cynS gene encoding cyanase encodes MPHALFDPTARRQLAATAVEAKIRKDLTWERIAEPTGLSVAFVTAAVLGQHPLPADAAHAVAELLDLGPDAAALLQAIPTRGPDTPGLPTDPTIYRFHEMLMVYGTTLKALIHEQFGDGIISAINFRLDVRKVADPEGGERAVITLDGKYLPTKPF; translated from the coding sequence ATGCCGCACGCCCTCTTCGACCCCACCGCCCGGCGGCAACTCGCCGCCACCGCCGTCGAGGCCAAGATTCGCAAGGACCTGACCTGGGAGCGGATCGCCGAACCCACCGGTCTGTCCGTCGCGTTCGTCACCGCCGCCGTCCTCGGGCAACACCCGCTGCCCGCCGACGCCGCGCACGCGGTCGCCGAACTCCTGGACCTGGGCCCGGACGCCGCGGCGCTGCTCCAGGCCATCCCCACGCGTGGCCCGGACACCCCGGGGCTGCCGACCGACCCGACCATCTACCGCTTCCACGAGATGCTGATGGTCTACGGCACCACGCTCAAGGCGCTGATCCACGAGCAGTTCGGCGACGGCATCATCAGCGCGATCAACTTCCGCCTCGACGTGCGGAAGGTCGCCGACCCGGAGGGCGGCGAGCGCGCGGTGATCACGTTGGACGGCAAGTATCTGCCGACCAAGCCGTTCTGA
- a CDS encoding nucleoside deaminase: protein MDFAQRTIELALRNVEEGGRPFATVIVRDGEIVAESANRVAQTADPTAHAEILAIREACRKLGTEHLTGTTIYVLAHPCPMCLGSLYYCSPTRSSS from the coding sequence ATGGACTTCGCCCAACGCACCATCGAGCTCGCCCTCCGCAATGTCGAGGAGGGCGGCCGGCCCTTCGCGACGGTGATCGTCCGCGACGGCGAGATCGTCGCCGAGAGCGCGAACAGGGTGGCCCAGACCGCCGATCCGACCGCGCACGCCGAGATCCTGGCGATCCGCGAGGCGTGCCGAAAGCTGGGAACCGAGCACCTGACCGGCACCACCATCTACGTCCTCGCCCACCCGTGCCCGATGTGCCTGGGCTCGCTCTACTACTGCTCCCCGACGAGGTCGTCTTCCTGA
- a CDS encoding methyltransferase domain-containing protein, whose protein sequence is MTVGPDTLTALLKRKDVLPAGWESVFGMVAREDFVPARIWPDDTDALLDRDRDPEAWRRAVYSDRALVTQWDDGRHSGTEAGRLATSSASTPSTLAEMLYDLDAAPGMRVLEVGTGTGYSAGLLAARGCRVTSIEVDPHLARRARENLAAAGFGDLVEVITGDGTLGHRAGGPYDRIQVTAGVRRVPAAWLEQAAPGAVIVLPWGTDYGSGDCALRLVVGADRRGASGPFTLATAFMKLRAQQPDWRRYGGAALPDDWAAYARATTTTLGYDDVVGGPFDSVGFVLGLCVPDCLAQPVLHGMVGATLWLYGADTGRGHSIAAVDFGTDAPTIRQSGPRRLWHEVEASWHWWNARGRPTIHDFGLTVTVAGDGVVDQQPWYGAAAFPLVPPAHDWPARGRG, encoded by the coding sequence ATGACGGTGGGGCCCGACACGTTGACGGCGCTGCTCAAGCGCAAGGACGTGCTCCCGGCGGGCTGGGAGTCGGTGTTCGGCATGGTGGCGCGCGAGGATTTCGTGCCCGCCCGGATCTGGCCGGACGACACCGACGCGCTCCTCGATCGCGACCGGGATCCGGAGGCGTGGCGCCGCGCGGTCTATTCCGACCGGGCGTTGGTGACCCAGTGGGACGACGGCCGGCACTCCGGTACCGAGGCGGGCCGGCTGGCCACGTCGTCGGCGTCGACGCCCTCGACCCTCGCGGAGATGTTGTACGACCTCGACGCGGCCCCGGGAATGCGGGTGTTGGAGGTCGGCACCGGGACCGGGTACAGCGCCGGACTGCTGGCCGCGCGCGGCTGCCGGGTCACCTCGATCGAGGTCGACCCGCACCTGGCCCGGCGGGCCCGGGAGAATCTGGCGGCGGCCGGGTTCGGCGATCTGGTCGAGGTGATCACCGGCGACGGCACGCTGGGCCATCGGGCGGGCGGGCCGTACGACCGGATCCAGGTCACCGCCGGGGTGCGGCGGGTGCCGGCGGCGTGGCTCGAACAGGCCGCGCCCGGCGCGGTGATCGTGCTGCCGTGGGGCACCGACTACGGCAGCGGCGACTGCGCGCTGCGCCTGGTGGTGGGCGCCGATCGGCGTGGTGCGAGCGGGCCGTTCACGCTCGCCACGGCGTTCATGAAGCTGCGGGCCCAGCAGCCGGATTGGCGACGCTACGGCGGTGCGGCGCTGCCGGACGACTGGGCCGCCTACGCCCGGGCGACGACCACGACGTTGGGCTACGACGACGTGGTGGGCGGTCCGTTCGACTCGGTGGGCTTCGTGCTCGGCCTGTGTGTGCCCGACTGCCTGGCCCAGCCGGTGCTGCACGGGATGGTCGGCGCGACGTTGTGGCTGTACGGCGCCGACACCGGTCGGGGTCACTCGATCGCCGCGGTCGACTTCGGCACGGACGCGCCCACCATTCGGCAGTCCGGCCCGCGTCGGTTGTGGCACGAGGTCGAGGCGAGTTGGCACTGGTGGAACGCCCGGGGCCGGCCGACCATCCACGACTTCGGCCTCACCGTCACGGTTGCCGGCGACGGCGTCGTCGACCAGCAGCCGTGGTACGGCGCCGCCGCGTTTCCGCTCGTCCCGCCGGCGCACGACTGGCCCGCGCGGGGTCGCGGTTGA
- a CDS encoding alpha/beta hydrolase, whose translation MKRTPVVFIHGLWLHSTSWRNWIERFRAAGYEPLAPEWPGVPDTVLAARRDPQSQAGVGLAEIAAAHADVIRGLDTPPVLVGHSVGGFIAQQLLGEGLAAAAVAICPGQIKGVKAIGPAQAKSTFAFLRNPANAKRAVSLNQAQFRYGFANTVSRKESEDLFAAWTIPSPARPLFQLALGNLTPNSAAEVATRNQSRGPLLLLSGKQDHTVPDVLTRGTLKRYRNSRATTDYRCFEDRGHSLIVDRGWPEIAENALTWLADVGFPAAPAPTSA comes from the coding sequence GTGAAACGAACTCCCGTGGTGTTCATCCATGGTTTGTGGCTGCATTCGACCAGTTGGCGGAATTGGATCGAACGATTCCGGGCGGCCGGCTACGAGCCGCTGGCGCCCGAGTGGCCCGGGGTGCCGGACACCGTACTGGCGGCCCGCCGGGACCCGCAGAGCCAGGCAGGCGTCGGCCTCGCCGAGATCGCCGCAGCCCACGCGGACGTGATTCGCGGCCTCGACACCCCGCCGGTGCTGGTCGGCCACTCCGTCGGCGGCTTCATCGCCCAGCAACTGCTCGGCGAGGGGCTGGCCGCCGCGGCCGTGGCGATCTGTCCCGGCCAGATCAAGGGCGTCAAGGCGATCGGACCGGCCCAGGCGAAGTCGACGTTCGCCTTCCTGCGCAACCCGGCCAACGCCAAACGCGCGGTGTCGCTGAATCAGGCCCAGTTCCGGTACGGCTTCGCCAACACCGTGTCCCGCAAGGAGTCGGAGGACCTGTTCGCGGCCTGGACGATCCCCAGTCCCGCCCGCCCGCTCTTCCAACTGGCCCTGGGCAACCTCACCCCCAACTCCGCCGCCGAGGTCGCCACCCGGAACCAGTCGCGCGGACCGCTCCTGTTGCTGTCCGGAAAGCAGGACCACACCGTCCCGGACGTACTGACCCGCGGCACGCTCAAGCGCTACCGCAACTCCCGTGCCACCACGGACTATCGCTGCTTCGAGGACCGGGGCCACTCGCTGATCGTCGACAGGGGGTGGCCGGAAATCGCGGAGAACGCGCTGACCTGGCTCGCCGACGTCGGCTTCCCCGCCGCCCCGGCCCCGACCTCGGCCTGA
- a CDS encoding SDR family NAD(P)-dependent oxidoreductase — protein MSDEPWGFPAVGRRVLVSGAARGLGRAVARAFATHGDRVVVHYGSRRDEAEETLGGLAGRGHVLIGADLAEPDAVERLVAEAEEALGGIDVLVNNAAVNTPHPPATTDYAEWVTAWQRHVAVNLVGAAGLSHLVARGMIARGTGGRIVNVGSRGAFRGEPDHPAYGATKAGLHALGQSLAVALAPHRIAVASVAPGFIDTDRVAHRLSGAEGVAIRDQSPFGRVADPAEIAAAVLWLTSPEAEWASGTILDLNGASHLRT, from the coding sequence GTGTCCGATGAGCCGTGGGGCTTTCCCGCCGTGGGGCGGCGGGTGTTGGTCAGTGGGGCCGCGCGGGGGCTGGGTCGGGCCGTCGCCCGGGCGTTCGCCACGCACGGGGACCGGGTGGTGGTGCACTACGGGTCGCGGCGCGACGAGGCAGAGGAGACGTTGGGCGGCCTGGCCGGTCGGGGCCACGTACTGATCGGCGCGGACCTCGCCGAGCCGGACGCGGTCGAGCGACTGGTGGCCGAGGCGGAGGAGGCCCTGGGCGGCATCGACGTGCTGGTCAACAACGCCGCCGTCAACACCCCGCATCCGCCCGCCACGACCGACTACGCCGAGTGGGTGACCGCCTGGCAGCGGCACGTCGCGGTGAACCTCGTCGGCGCCGCCGGGCTGAGCCACCTCGTCGCCCGGGGCATGATCGCGCGCGGCACCGGCGGCCGCATCGTCAACGTCGGCTCGCGCGGGGCCTTCCGGGGCGAGCCGGACCACCCCGCCTACGGCGCCACCAAGGCCGGACTGCACGCACTGGGCCAATCCCTGGCGGTGGCGCTCGCCCCGCACCGGATCGCGGTCGCCTCCGTCGCCCCCGGCTTCATCGACACCGACCGGGTGGCCCATCGCCTGTCCGGCGCCGAGGGTGTCGCGATCCGCGACCAGAGCCCGTTCGGCCGGGTCGCCGATCCGGCCGAAATCGCCGCCGCCGTCCTGTGGTTGACCTCTCCGGAGGCCGAATGGGCATCCGGCACGATCCTCGACCTCAACGGCGCCTCCCACCTGCGCACCTGA
- a CDS encoding chitinase: MKRRTSRLLGVALAVAFAVGGSVAATPDGIQGSGRPHLAKAAAADPPDDLCPRKPKPFGKVIQGYWENWDGAVNGVHPPLGWIPITDARIAAHGYNVLNAAFPVILGDGTVLWEDGMDSTVKVATPAEMCQAKAAGATILMSIGGAAAGIDLNSRAVADRFIATVVPILKKYQFDGIDIDIETGLVGGGNINTPSTSQANLIHIIDGVLAQMPPQFGLTMAPETAYVTGGSVTYGSIWGAYLPIVKKYADNGRLWWLNMQYYNGNMYGCNGDSYSAGTVAGFTAQTDCLNRGLVVQGTTIKVPYDKQVPGLPAQPGAGGGYMSTGLVSQAWNKYGGALKGLMTWSLNWDGSRNWTFGNNVKALQGR, from the coding sequence ATGAAGCGCAGGACCTCACGCCTGCTTGGAGTCGCCCTGGCGGTCGCCTTCGCGGTGGGCGGCTCGGTCGCCGCGACCCCGGACGGCATTCAGGGCAGCGGCCGTCCGCACCTGGCGAAGGCCGCCGCCGCCGACCCGCCGGACGATCTCTGTCCGCGCAAGCCGAAGCCCTTCGGCAAGGTGATCCAGGGCTATTGGGAGAACTGGGACGGTGCGGTCAACGGCGTACACCCGCCGCTCGGCTGGATCCCGATCACCGACGCGCGCATCGCCGCGCACGGATACAACGTGCTCAACGCGGCGTTCCCGGTCATCCTCGGCGACGGCACCGTCCTGTGGGAGGACGGGATGGACTCGACGGTGAAGGTGGCCACCCCGGCCGAGATGTGCCAGGCCAAGGCGGCCGGTGCCACCATCCTGATGTCCATCGGCGGCGCCGCGGCCGGTATCGACCTCAACTCCCGTGCCGTGGCGGACCGGTTCATCGCGACCGTGGTGCCGATCCTGAAGAAGTACCAATTCGACGGCATCGACATCGACATCGAAACCGGCCTGGTCGGCGGCGGCAACATCAACACCCCGTCCACCTCGCAGGCCAACCTGATACACATCATCGACGGCGTACTGGCCCAGATGCCACCGCAGTTCGGGCTCACCATGGCCCCCGAAACGGCCTACGTCACCGGCGGAAGCGTCACCTACGGCTCGATCTGGGGCGCGTATCTGCCGATCGTCAAGAAGTACGCGGACAACGGCCGGCTGTGGTGGCTGAACATGCAGTACTACAACGGCAACATGTACGGCTGCAACGGTGATTCCTACTCCGCCGGCACCGTCGCCGGCTTCACCGCGCAGACCGACTGCCTGAACCGCGGCCTGGTCGTCCAGGGCACCACGATCAAGGTTCCCTACGACAAGCAGGTCCCGGGCCTGCCCGCGCAACCGGGTGCGGGCGGCGGCTATATGTCGACCGGCCTGGTCTCCCAGGCGTGGAACAAGTACGGCGGCGCACTCAAGGGTCTGATGACCTGGTCGCTGAACTGGGACGGCTCGCGCAACTGGACCTTCGGCAACAACGTCAAGGCACTCCAGGGCCGCTGA
- a CDS encoding TetR/AcrR family transcriptional regulator gives MTETPAKDSIRPRRGRRDSRPSGDDRERAILATAERLLGGRGLDEISIDDLARGAGISRPTFYFYFASKEAVLLSLIDRVVAEADAGSEGMLEDLPADPTAHWRSTIAAFFATFQAHRAVTLAAARAHGTNREVQELWARVMENWIRRATAAITAERTRGAAPEGPPARDLAIALTSMNERVLLATFAAEQPSLSEPEAVTTLLHIWLNAIYHPPTPSH, from the coding sequence GTGACCGAGACCCCCGCCAAGGACAGCATCCGCCCGCGTCGGGGCCGGCGCGACTCGCGTCCCTCGGGCGACGATCGGGAGCGGGCCATCCTCGCCACCGCGGAGCGACTGCTCGGCGGGCGCGGCCTGGACGAGATCTCCATCGACGACCTGGCCCGCGGGGCGGGCATCTCGCGACCCACCTTCTACTTCTACTTCGCCTCCAAGGAGGCGGTCCTGCTCAGCCTGATCGACCGGGTGGTCGCCGAGGCCGACGCGGGCTCGGAGGGCATGCTCGAAGACCTGCCGGCGGACCCGACGGCCCACTGGCGATCGACGATCGCCGCCTTCTTCGCGACCTTCCAGGCCCACCGCGCGGTCACCCTGGCCGCAGCCCGAGCCCACGGCACCAACCGCGAGGTACAGGAGCTGTGGGCCCGCGTCATGGAGAACTGGATCCGCCGAGCCACGGCGGCCATCACCGCCGAACGCACCCGGGGCGCCGCCCCCGAAGGCCCCCCGGCCCGAGACCTGGCCATCGCACTCACCTCGATGAACGAACGAGTCCTCCTGGCCACGTTCGCCGCCGAACAACCCTCCCTGTCCGAACCGGAAGCAGTAACCACCCTGCTCCACATCTGGCTCAACGCCATCTACCACCCCCCAACGCCATCCCACTGA
- a CDS encoding flavin-containing monooxygenase has protein sequence MAREHVDVLIVGAGLSGIGAACRLRRHSPGKSVLILEGRDAIGGTWDIFRYPGIRSDSDMHTLGYSFRPWSANEAIADGATIRDYIRDTAREHGVDGLVRFGHRVLGAEWSGGEARWTVRARRPIAPPTQAPVATPISAPISIPTPTPSPSPADKTASDPGDEASATEVVELTCSFLFVCTGYYRYDEGYTPDFPGIENFAGTVVHPQAWPEDLDYTDKRVVVIGSGATAVTLVPSMADTAAHVTMLQRSPTYVMALPARDAMGRRLRRVLPDRAALPLIRAKNVGLTMLAFHLSRSAPRLMKSVLRRGAIRQLPEGYDVDTHFAPRYDPWDQRMCFVPDGDLFAALRGGRASIVTDTIAGFTRTGLRLDSGAELPADIVVTATGLNLLAIGGMTLTVDGTPIELSRTVAYKGMMLSGVPNFALALGYTNASWTLKCDLVSRYVCRLLNHMDAHGYQVCMPQAPPADAPLEPLLDLKSGYVLRGTAMLPKQGPTAPWRLHQNYPRDVLLLRHGSLQDRGMRFGRAAARPRAVDTSTR, from the coding sequence ATGGCCAGGGAACACGTCGACGTACTGATCGTCGGGGCGGGTCTGTCCGGCATCGGCGCCGCCTGCCGCCTGCGCCGACACTCCCCGGGCAAGTCCGTACTGATCCTGGAGGGCCGCGACGCGATCGGCGGCACGTGGGACATCTTCCGCTACCCCGGGATCCGTTCCGACTCGGACATGCACACCCTCGGCTACTCCTTCCGGCCGTGGTCCGCGAACGAGGCGATCGCCGACGGCGCGACGATCCGCGACTACATCCGCGACACGGCGCGCGAACACGGCGTGGATGGGCTGGTGCGCTTCGGGCATCGGGTGCTCGGCGCGGAGTGGTCGGGCGGCGAGGCCCGGTGGACGGTACGCGCCCGGCGGCCGATCGCGCCCCCGACGCAGGCACCCGTGGCGACGCCGATATCGGCACCGATATCCATACCGACGCCGACGCCATCGCCGAGCCCGGCCGACAAGACCGCATCCGATCCGGGCGACGAGGCGAGTGCCACCGAAGTCGTCGAGTTGACCTGCTCGTTCCTGTTCGTGTGCACCGGCTACTACCGCTACGACGAGGGCTACACCCCCGACTTCCCCGGCATCGAGAACTTCGCCGGAACCGTCGTACACCCACAGGCGTGGCCCGAGGATCTGGACTACACCGACAAGCGGGTGGTGGTCATCGGCAGCGGCGCCACCGCCGTCACCCTGGTCCCCTCCATGGCCGACACCGCCGCGCACGTGACCATGCTCCAGCGCTCGCCCACCTACGTGATGGCGCTGCCCGCGCGCGACGCGATGGGCCGACGGCTGCGTCGGGTGTTGCCGGACCGCGCCGCGCTGCCGCTGATCCGGGCCAAGAACGTCGGCCTCACCATGCTCGCCTTCCACCTCTCGCGCAGCGCGCCGAGGCTGATGAAGTCCGTGCTGCGCAGGGGCGCCATCCGGCAACTGCCCGAAGGCTACGACGTGGACACCCACTTCGCGCCGCGCTACGACCCGTGGGACCAGCGCATGTGCTTCGTGCCCGACGGCGACCTGTTCGCCGCGCTGCGCGGCGGCCGGGCCTCGATCGTCACCGACACCATCGCCGGCTTCACCCGGACCGGACTGCGTCTGGACTCGGGCGCCGAATTGCCCGCCGACATCGTGGTCACCGCGACCGGCCTGAATCTGCTGGCCATCGGCGGCATGACACTGACCGTCGACGGGACCCCGATCGAACTGTCCCGGACCGTCGCCTACAAGGGCATGATGCTCTCCGGCGTGCCCAACTTCGCCCTGGCCCTCGGCTACACCAACGCCTCGTGGACGCTCAAGTGCGACCTGGTCAGCCGCTACGTCTGCCGGCTGCTCAACCACATGGACGCGCACGGCTACCAGGTGTGCATGCCCCAGGCCCCGCCCGCCGACGCGCCGCTCGAACCGCTGCTCGACCTGAAGTCCGGCTATGTACTGCGCGGCACCGCGATGTTGCCCAAGCAGGGCCCGACCGCGCCGTGGCGGCTGCACCAGAACTACCCGCGCGACGTGCTGCTGCTCAGGCACGGTTCGCTCCAGGACCGGGGCATGCGCTTCGGCCGCGCCGCCGCCCGGCCGCGCGCGGTCGATACCAGCACGCGCTGA
- a CDS encoding DUF2867 domain-containing protein, protein MGGARVRRIVVPDVPAPGAELPGARYASAFELGTATARARTPEQWARAAFEGSPAVFRGLLLIGWTLVLGLRLGPRPSPTHVLGWSIATSDADSCTVTASSRLVTAHNTLLVRDDGVVWITRVRHERRIGRVVWGAIAPIHHLTVPWILRRASRSAPRG, encoded by the coding sequence GTGGGTGGCGCGCGGGTGCGGCGGATCGTGGTGCCGGACGTGCCGGCGCCGGGCGCGGAGTTGCCGGGGGCTCGATACGCCTCGGCGTTCGAGCTCGGCACGGCGACGGCTCGTGCTCGTACCCCCGAGCAGTGGGCCCGGGCGGCGTTCGAGGGGTCGCCGGCCGTGTTTCGCGGGTTGTTGCTGATCGGGTGGACCCTCGTGCTCGGGTTGCGGCTGGGACCGCGGCCGTCGCCGACGCACGTGCTGGGCTGGTCGATCGCCACGTCCGACGCCGACTCGTGCACCGTGACCGCGAGTTCACGCCTGGTCACCGCGCACAACACGCTGCTGGTCCGGGACGACGGTGTCGTGTGGATCACCCGGGTGCGCCACGAGCGGCGTATCGGCCGCGTGGTGTGGGGCGCGATCGCGCCGATCCACCACCTGACCGTCCCGTGGATCCTCCGGCGCGCAAGCCGCAGCGCACCGCGCGGCTGA
- a CDS encoding MalY/PatB family protein produces MDSLSEPIAENVDPLRALTLDTLRRRTSMKWHAYPEDVLPLWVAELDVPLAEPIIQAVTDAVRLGDTGYAAGCEYATALADFAAKRWGWHSLAVERTAIVPDVMQGVVEMLKLVTGPGDRVVVNSPVYPPFYMFLTHMDRQVVEAPLGADHRIDLDVLADTFRTATAAGGRVAYLLCSPHNPTGTVHTEAELSAVAALSAEHGVRVVADEIHAPLAPPDRYVPYLSVPGTADGLSLMSASKGWNLAGLKAALAIAGPGAAEELATLPEEVSHGPSHVGVIAHTAALRDGVGWLDALLAGLAANRRLLADLLAEHLPAVRYTPAESTYLAWLDCRDLGLGDRPAAYFLDQAKVALTCGVDFGTGGAGHARLNLGTHPDIVTDAIRRMAAAL; encoded by the coding sequence ATGGACAGTCTGTCGGAGCCCATCGCCGAGAATGTCGATCCGCTGCGCGCGCTCACGTTGGACACGCTGCGTCGGCGCACGAGCATGAAGTGGCACGCCTACCCGGAGGATGTACTTCCGCTGTGGGTGGCCGAGTTGGACGTCCCTCTGGCCGAGCCGATCATCCAGGCCGTGACCGATGCCGTCCGACTCGGCGACACGGGATATGCCGCCGGTTGCGAATACGCCACCGCCCTGGCCGACTTCGCGGCCAAACGCTGGGGATGGCACTCGCTCGCGGTCGAGCGTACGGCGATCGTGCCGGACGTGATGCAGGGTGTCGTCGAGATGCTCAAACTGGTCACCGGGCCGGGCGATCGGGTCGTGGTCAACTCGCCCGTGTATCCGCCGTTCTACATGTTCCTGACGCACATGGATCGACAGGTCGTGGAGGCCCCGCTCGGCGCGGACCACCGGATCGACCTCGACGTACTGGCCGACACCTTCCGTACCGCGACGGCCGCCGGCGGCCGGGTCGCCTATCTGCTGTGCAGCCCGCACAACCCGACCGGGACGGTGCACACCGAGGCCGAACTGTCCGCCGTGGCCGCGCTGTCCGCCGAACACGGGGTACGTGTCGTGGCCGACGAGATCCACGCGCCGCTGGCGCCGCCGGACCGGTACGTGCCGTACCTGAGTGTCCCGGGCACCGCCGACGGCCTGTCGCTGATGTCCGCGTCCAAGGGTTGGAACCTGGCCGGACTCAAGGCCGCGCTCGCCATCGCCGGCCCTGGCGCCGCCGAGGAACTGGCCACGCTGCCCGAGGAGGTGAGCCACGGCCCCAGCCATGTCGGCGTGATCGCGCACACCGCCGCGCTGCGCGACGGTGTCGGCTGGCTGGACGCCCTCCTGGCCGGACTCGCGGCGAATCGGCGGCTCCTGGCCGACCTGCTCGCCGAACACCTGCCGGCCGTGCGCTACACCCCCGCCGAAAGCACCTACCTGGCCTGGCTCGACTGCCGCGACCTCGGTCTCGGCGACCGCCCGGCGGCGTACTTCCTCGACCAGGCCAAAGTGGCGCTGACCTGCGGCGTCGACTTCGGCACCGGCGGCGCGGGACACGCCCGGCTCAACCTCGGCACCCACCCGGACATCGTCACCGACGCGATCCGCCGGATGGCCGCCGCGCTCTGA
- a CDS encoding helix-turn-helix domain-containing protein, with amino-acid sequence MNMDDHTVSFGAALRHHRRQQGLSLRQLAGLVAYSPGWLSKIENGMSTPTMQLARLCDRELAAEGVLAALAGSAADDPPPRLRPAQLPPSTAGFVGRERELEDLDALLAHSTETGLPLTVAIDGPAGVGKSALMIRWAGQVSGSFPGGVLYRDLRGSSPDAEPVRPTDVLADFLIALRVCPPAVPADLEQRAAMFRSLLAGLRMLVVLDNAADSRQVTPLLPGTAGCAAVVTSRRRLTGIAVRAGASKIPLGPMSPAESVALLCAVVGPDRVLAEADAARKLARHCAHLPLALRIAAERLATRPHRSLALLAEELDDEKGRLDLLADADDPHLALRAAFFGSYRDLDPEAARAFRLLGLHPDGRLEASVAAGLIGRPLGHTRRLLESLASVHLLEETGPDRYRLATLLRAYAAERAGDEEARVGADDPGPTAR; translated from the coding sequence GTGAACATGGACGATCACACCGTGTCGTTCGGCGCCGCCCTGCGCCATCATCGTCGACAACAGGGCCTATCCCTGCGGCAGTTGGCCGGACTGGTGGCCTACAGTCCGGGCTGGCTGAGCAAGATAGAGAACGGCATGTCGACACCGACCATGCAGTTGGCGCGTTTGTGCGACCGGGAACTCGCCGCCGAGGGGGTACTCGCCGCGTTGGCCGGTTCCGCGGCCGACGACCCCCCGCCCCGCCTGCGCCCGGCCCAACTCCCGCCCTCGACCGCGGGATTCGTCGGCCGTGAACGCGAACTCGAAGATCTCGACGCGCTCCTGGCACACAGTACGGAGACCGGCCTACCGCTGACGGTCGCCATCGACGGGCCCGCCGGCGTGGGCAAGAGCGCGCTGATGATCCGCTGGGCCGGCCAGGTCTCCGGGTCGTTTCCCGGCGGCGTGCTCTACCGCGACCTGCGCGGCTCCTCCCCCGATGCCGAACCGGTGCGTCCCACGGACGTGTTGGCCGACTTCCTGATCGCGCTGCGGGTGTGTCCGCCCGCCGTCCCGGCCGACCTGGAACAGCGCGCCGCGATGTTCCGCAGCCTGCTGGCCGGTCTGCGCATGCTGGTGGTCCTGGACAACGCGGCGGACTCCCGGCAGGTCACGCCCCTGCTGCCGGGAACCGCCGGTTGTGCCGCCGTGGTGACCAGCCGCCGCCGACTGACCGGAATCGCGGTGCGCGCCGGCGCGTCCAAGATCCCGCTCGGACCGATGTCGCCGGCCGAGTCGGTGGCGCTGCTGTGCGCGGTGGTCGGCCCCGATCGGGTACTCGCCGAGGCGGACGCGGCACGGAAGTTGGCTCGACACTGTGCCCATCTGCCGCTGGCCCTGCGGATCGCCGCCGAACGCCTGGCCACCCGACCGCACCGCTCGCTCGCCCTGCTCGCCGAGGAACTCGACGACGAGAAGGGCCGGTTGGATCTGCTGGCCGACGCCGACGACCCGCACCTCGCGCTGCGCGCCGCGTTCTTCGGGTCCTATCGCGACCTCGACCCGGAGGCCGCGCGGGCCTTTCGCCTGCTCGGCCTGCATCCGGACGGGCGCCTGGAGGCGTCCGTCGCCGCCGGGTTGATCGGCCGTCCGCTCGGACACACCCGCCGACTGCTGGAAAGCCTGGCCAGCGTGCACCTGTTGGAGGAGACCGGCCCCGACCGGTATCGCCTCGCCACCCTGCTGCGCGCGTACGCGGCCGAACGCGCCGGCGACGAGGAGGCCCGGGTCGGCGCCGACGACCCCGGGCCGACGGCCCGCTGA